One Vespula pensylvanica isolate Volc-1 chromosome 3, ASM1446617v1, whole genome shotgun sequence DNA window includes the following coding sequences:
- the LOC122627678 gene encoding STAM-binding protein-like A isoform X2 produces the protein MERNKSESKHTAQSLYKAEGILDPETRLKILSEKASRVKINHNIPPHRYYRSGIQMITQADVYVNEGNYEEAYHLYLKFITLFVEKMQHHQMYHMVTAKDKAMNKQKLREVIPKAEELKKQLLKQYQALLDKYLEDVKKAEKADAERLKQEEEQRLKEEEERKNKLAALEAVKAAKIAASTLVVTTDDTRSVKLPTPSLKPPTSLSITSRPQSLKDNIPTVDRSTKPTILLGDSGQLRDIVLPSKLIENFLALAFSNTTNNKETCGILTGKLEQNKLLITHLLIPQQTGSPDSCLTLNEEDIFDFQDHHNLITLGWIHTHPTQTAFLSSVDLHTHCSYQLMMAEAIAIVCAPKYDETAFFILTPEYGLDYIANCRETGFHPHPTEPALYMKAKHCKLNPNAPVEVIDLRRK, from the exons ATGGAGAGGAATAAATCAGAAAGTAAGCATACAGCACAGTCTCTGTATAAAGCGGAGGGAATATTGGATCCGGAAACACGTTTGAAAATACTCTCTGAGAAAGCTTCTAGAGTGAAAATAAATCACAACATTCCACCTCATAg ATATTATCGTTCTGGAATACAAATGATCACACAAGCTGATGTATATGTCAATGAGGGCAACTATGAAGAAgcatatcatttatatctaaAGTTTATAAC GctttttgtagaaaaaatgCAGCATCATCAGATGTATCATATGGTAACAGCAAAAGATAAAGCGATGAATAAGCAAAAATTGCGGGAAGTTATTCCAAAAGCAGAGGaattaaagaaacaattattgaAACAGTATCAAGctttattagataaatatttggaAGATGTGAAAAAAGCTGAAAAAGCAGATGCAGAGAGattaaaacaagaagaagagcagag attaaaagaagaagaggaaagaaaaaacaaattagcAGCATTAGAAGCTGTGAAAGCTGCTAAGATCGCTGCAAGTACGTTAGTGGTGACAACTGATGATACAAGATCCGTAAAGTTGCCCACGCCAAGTCTTAAGCCACCGACAAGTTTATCCATAACTAGTAGACCTCAATCTTTAAAGGATAA TATACCTACGGTGGATCGTTCAACAAAGCCTACCATACTTTTGGGTGATAGTGGCCAATTACGTGATATTGTTTTGCCTAGCAAACTGATAGAAAATTTCCTTGCGCTAGCATTTAGTAACacaacaaataataaagaaacatgTGGCATACTAACAGGAAAATTGgaacaaaataaattgttgATCACTCATTTATTAATTCCACAACAAACAGGTTCTCCTGATTCCTGTTTAACACTCAATGAAGAggatatttttgattttcaaGATCATCATAATTTGATTACTCTTGGATggatacat aCGCATCCTACTCAAACAGCTTTTCTATCTAGTGTGGATCTTCACACTCATTGTTCTTATCAACTTATGATGGCAGAGGCAATTGCTATTGTTTGTGCACCCAAATATGATGA GACagctttctttattttgacTCCAGAATATGGTCTAGATTATATAGCTAATTGCAGAGAGACCGGTTTTCATCCTCATCCAACAGAGCCTGCGCTTTATATG aAAGCAAAACATTGTAAGCTAAATCCAAATGCACCTGTGGAAGTAATagatttaagaagaaaatga
- the LOC122627678 gene encoding STAM-binding protein-like A isoform X1: protein MERNKSESKHTAQSLYKAEGILDPETRLKILSEKASRVKINHNIPPHRYYRSGIQMITQADVYVNEGNYEEAYHLYLKFITLFVEKMQHHQMYHMVTAKDKAMNKQKLREVIPKAEELKKQLLKQYQALLDKYLEDVKKAEKADAERLKQEEEQRLKEEEERKNKLAALEAVKAAKIAASTLVVTTDDTRSVKLPTPSLKPPTSLSITSRPQSLKDNSIPTVDRSTKPTILLGDSGQLRDIVLPSKLIENFLALAFSNTTNNKETCGILTGKLEQNKLLITHLLIPQQTGSPDSCLTLNEEDIFDFQDHHNLITLGWIHTHPTQTAFLSSVDLHTHCSYQLMMAEAIAIVCAPKYDETAFFILTPEYGLDYIANCRETGFHPHPTEPALYMKAKHCKLNPNAPVEVIDLRRK from the exons ATGGAGAGGAATAAATCAGAAAGTAAGCATACAGCACAGTCTCTGTATAAAGCGGAGGGAATATTGGATCCGGAAACACGTTTGAAAATACTCTCTGAGAAAGCTTCTAGAGTGAAAATAAATCACAACATTCCACCTCATAg ATATTATCGTTCTGGAATACAAATGATCACACAAGCTGATGTATATGTCAATGAGGGCAACTATGAAGAAgcatatcatttatatctaaAGTTTATAAC GctttttgtagaaaaaatgCAGCATCATCAGATGTATCATATGGTAACAGCAAAAGATAAAGCGATGAATAAGCAAAAATTGCGGGAAGTTATTCCAAAAGCAGAGGaattaaagaaacaattattgaAACAGTATCAAGctttattagataaatatttggaAGATGTGAAAAAAGCTGAAAAAGCAGATGCAGAGAGattaaaacaagaagaagagcagag attaaaagaagaagaggaaagaaaaaacaaattagcAGCATTAGAAGCTGTGAAAGCTGCTAAGATCGCTGCAAGTACGTTAGTGGTGACAACTGATGATACAAGATCCGTAAAGTTGCCCACGCCAAGTCTTAAGCCACCGACAAGTTTATCCATAACTAGTAGACCTCAATCTTTAAAGGATAA CAGTATACCTACGGTGGATCGTTCAACAAAGCCTACCATACTTTTGGGTGATAGTGGCCAATTACGTGATATTGTTTTGCCTAGCAAACTGATAGAAAATTTCCTTGCGCTAGCATTTAGTAACacaacaaataataaagaaacatgTGGCATACTAACAGGAAAATTGgaacaaaataaattgttgATCACTCATTTATTAATTCCACAACAAACAGGTTCTCCTGATTCCTGTTTAACACTCAATGAAGAggatatttttgattttcaaGATCATCATAATTTGATTACTCTTGGATggatacat aCGCATCCTACTCAAACAGCTTTTCTATCTAGTGTGGATCTTCACACTCATTGTTCTTATCAACTTATGATGGCAGAGGCAATTGCTATTGTTTGTGCACCCAAATATGATGA GACagctttctttattttgacTCCAGAATATGGTCTAGATTATATAGCTAATTGCAGAGAGACCGGTTTTCATCCTCATCCAACAGAGCCTGCGCTTTATATG aAAGCAAAACATTGTAAGCTAAATCCAAATGCACCTGTGGAAGTAATagatttaagaagaaaatga
- the LOC122627712 gene encoding uncharacterized protein LOC122627712, which translates to MFQLSLKILLAVLMFVNLAFTVPIESENKAILTDVKNINQTNTQHMDQKNQTDHQKESLKDIERNSTIVKENQDTFLNERASSTKGLPPTLQNVSESPIVLNHTRQNTTKRPVEETTPINEVTEIQKLNDFTGEQKNLNQCCVTPRDEDDVTTIETVQQEKINSSVNNTVLESAFSTTSKSVTADNVISSKIIPVSKDVSNDTKKADNDVIDKLKATMYETIPPELTNATTETSMISKSSEITNVSSEITTVSSEKDQIKVENSTVMLEKKKEVEHVGLSLKSKESINKEDSSGSMPPGIIALVTAITFAVVIIIGYISMVIWKQYLERKYGRRELLVNELEFDTNDLRHFEL; encoded by the exons ATGTTTCAGTTATCGTTGAAGATTTTACTTGCTGTGTTGATGTTTG taAACCTAGCATTTACGGTTCCCATTGAATCGGAAAATAAAGCTATCTTAACcgatgtaaaaaatataaatcaaacgaATACACAGCATATGGATCAAAAAAATCAGACGGATCATCAGAAAGAATCTCTTAAGGACATTGAAAGGAATTCGACGATCGTCAAGGAAAATCAAGATACGTTCTTGAATGAAAGGG CATCATCAACGAAGGGATTACCCCCAACGTTGCAGAATGTAAGCGAATCGCCGATTGTACTGAATCATACTCGTCAAAATACGACGAAACGACCAGTCGAAGAAACAACGCCAATTAATGAAGTAACTGAGATTCAAAAACTAAACGATTTTACCGGAGAGCAAAAGAATTTGAATCAGTGTTGCGTAACTCCACGCGACGAAGATGACGTTACCACCATTGAAACGGTGCAGcaggaaaaaattaattcatccGTTAATAACACTGTCTtag aaagtGCATTTTCGACCACATCAAAAAGCGTCACTGCAGACAATGTTATTTCATCAAAAATTATTCCAGTCTCCAAGGACGTAAGTAATGACACAAAAAAGGCCGATAATGAcgttatcgataaattaaaagcAACGATGTACGAAACAATTCCTCCTGAATTGACTAACGCGACCACGGAGACAAGCATGATATCAA agtCCTCCGAGATAACTAACGTGTCCTCCGAGATAACCACCGTATCTTCTGAGAAGGATCAGATAAAAGTTGAAAACAGTACTGTgatgttagaaaagaaaaaagaagtagaacaCGTAGGATTAAGCCTGAAAAGCAAAGAATCTATCAATAAAGAAGATAGCAGTGGAAGTATGCCACCTGGTATTATTGCATTGGTAACAGCTATCACATTTGCTGTTGTGATCATTATTGGATATATCAGTATGGTTATCTGGAAGCAATATCTCGA acgcAAATATGGACGTCGAGAATTATTGGTGAACGAGTTGGAATTCGATACGAACGACTTGAGACATTTTGAG CTCTGA
- the LOC122627714 gene encoding CDGSH iron-sulfur domain-containing protein 2 homolog, which translates to MEPIARLVKVSLPNYLAGLPIPDTIGGWFRLGVTDWASLIPPTALLAGIGYMSYKAFCPHGRPKPCGLVNPSIKKDINKVVDIIDVEDITEKAVFCRCWRSKNWPYCDGSHGPHNNEVNDNVGPLVVKKEK; encoded by the exons ATGGAGCCAATAGCTCGTCTTGTGAAAGTATCGTTACCAAATTATTTGGCTGGATTACCGATTCCAGATACGATAGGAGGATGGTTTCGACTCGGTg TGACCGATTGGGCCTCATTGATTCCACCAACCGCTTTATTGGCCGGCATTGGTTATATGTCGTATAAAGCGTTTTGTCCTCATGGCAGACCGAAA CCATGTGGTCTAGTAAATCCTTCTattaagaaagatattaataaagtcGTAGATATTATTGATGTCGAAGATATAACAGAAAAAGCTGTTTTCTGCCGTTGCTGGAGGTCTAAAAAT TGGCCGTACTGTGATGGATCTCATGGACCACACAATAATGAGGTCAACGACAATGTTGGTCCATTGGtcgtgaagaaagagaaataa